The Neobacillus sp. OS1-2 genome includes a window with the following:
- a CDS encoding HK97 family phage prohead protease yields MTIKTEKRNLVPGKVEIRESENGSRTISGYAVKWEMKSYTMGYWRRFKEQFKRGAFTDSLTADDQLALWSHDISQVLGRTKNGTLRLFEDDIGLRFELDLPNTTLGNDAFETIKRGDVDGVSFGFQMAKEEWDESDPDNIVRSVTKAKLVEISPVAFPAYPDSQVSARSHDPYKVYVEERNQRDLRKKLILKTYL; encoded by the coding sequence ATGACGATAAAAACGGAAAAACGGAACCTGGTACCGGGGAAAGTTGAAATTAGAGAAAGCGAAAATGGTAGCCGTACCATTTCCGGATATGCAGTAAAGTGGGAAATGAAATCTTATACGATGGGATATTGGCGGAGATTCAAAGAGCAGTTTAAAAGGGGAGCCTTTACCGATTCACTAACAGCAGATGACCAATTAGCTTTATGGAGTCATGATATATCACAGGTGTTAGGCAGAACAAAAAACGGAACACTTCGATTGTTTGAGGATGATATCGGCCTCCGATTTGAACTGGACTTACCTAATACCACACTTGGAAATGATGCGTTTGAAACAATCAAACGAGGTGATGTTGACGGCGTTTCATTTGGATTTCAAATGGCCAAGGAAGAATGGGATGAGTCGGACCCAGACAACATCGTTCGAAGTGTAACCAAAGCTAAATTAGTAGAAATTAGTCCTGTTGCCTTTCCGGCCTATCCGGATTCGCAGGTGTCAGCTCGTTCACATGACCCATATAAGGTGTATGTGGAAGAAAGAAATCAACGAGATTTACGAAAAAAACTTATTTTAAAAACTTATCTTTAG
- a CDS encoding head-tail connector protein, with amino-acid sequence MLNDVKLALRISHNALDGDITDSIEAARQDLQLSGISSIKANDDADHLIKRAIKTYCKAEYEEDVQKAERFRLSYDLLKNHLSLAGDYKEGVPVE; translated from the coding sequence ATGCTAAATGATGTTAAATTAGCATTGCGTATTTCTCATAATGCTTTGGACGGAGATATAACTGATTCAATCGAAGCGGCCCGACAGGATCTTCAACTGTCGGGTATTTCTTCAATAAAAGCGAATGATGATGCGGATCACTTGATTAAACGGGCAATTAAAACATATTGCAAAGCTGAATATGAAGAGGATGTTCAAAAGGCTGAAAGATTTCGATTGTCTTATGATTTATTAAAAAACCATCTATCATTAGCTGGTGATTATAAAGAAGGTGTTCCAGTTGAATGA
- a CDS encoding phage portal protein: MGLFEKMFGKRPKETIVTRYEMVNDSGGGFYSWNGNLYQSDIVRSCIRPKAKAVGKLVSKHVRDNAAEFKINPDPYLRFILEEPNPLMTGQVMQEKLATQLELNNNAFAYIKRDELGYATEIYPIPCVSIDVVENSHGDIFLKFYFRTGKTMTVPYVDVIHLRKDFNDDDFFGDHPGQALAQLMEVVTTTDQGIVKAIKNSAIIKWILKFKSVLKQEDIDSQVQNFVKNYLNIDNVNGGAASSDPRYDLEQVKQESFLPDSKQMQETIQRIYNFFNTNDKIIQSKYSEDEWNAYYESEIEPLAMQLAGEFTRKLFSRRERGFGNKIIFESSALQYASMSTKMNLVQMVDRGAMTPNEWRSILSLGPIEGGDKPIRRLDTALVKDGNDTGGGEKKNDDKNGKTEPGTGES; encoded by the coding sequence TTGGGATTGTTTGAAAAAATGTTTGGTAAAAGGCCGAAAGAAACTATTGTTACACGTTACGAAATGGTAAACGACAGTGGCGGAGGTTTCTATTCTTGGAATGGTAATCTATATCAAAGTGATATCGTCCGTTCTTGTATTCGTCCAAAAGCAAAAGCTGTCGGAAAATTAGTCTCTAAACATGTTCGGGATAATGCTGCAGAATTTAAAATAAATCCTGACCCATATTTACGGTTTATCCTAGAAGAACCGAACCCTTTAATGACAGGACAAGTCATGCAGGAAAAATTAGCTACACAATTAGAGCTTAATAATAATGCATTCGCTTATATTAAGCGCGATGAGTTAGGCTATGCAACTGAAATTTATCCTATTCCTTGTGTATCAATCGATGTGGTTGAAAATTCGCATGGCGATATTTTTCTAAAGTTTTATTTCCGAACTGGAAAAACTATGACAGTACCTTATGTGGATGTCATCCACTTGCGGAAAGATTTCAACGATGATGACTTTTTTGGGGACCATCCGGGCCAAGCGTTAGCGCAATTGATGGAGGTTGTAACAACTACTGACCAAGGAATTGTGAAGGCCATTAAAAATAGCGCCATTATTAAATGGATTTTAAAGTTTAAATCCGTTCTAAAACAAGAGGATATAGATTCGCAGGTTCAAAACTTTGTTAAAAATTACTTAAATATTGATAATGTGAATGGTGGAGCTGCTTCTTCGGATCCACGTTACGACCTTGAACAGGTAAAACAAGAATCTTTTCTTCCTGATTCAAAGCAAATGCAAGAAACCATTCAAAGAATTTACAACTTCTTTAATACAAACGATAAAATTATTCAAAGTAAGTACAGTGAGGATGAGTGGAACGCATATTATGAATCAGAAATCGAGCCGTTAGCGATGCAGCTTGCTGGGGAATTTACCAGGAAGCTTTTTTCACGTCGTGAAAGAGGGTTTGGGAACAAGATTATTTTTGAATCCTCAGCTTTGCAGTATGCTTCCATGTCAACAAAGATGAATTTAGTTCAGATGGTAGACAGAGGGGCCATGACACCTAATGAATGGCGTTCTATTCTCTCTCTTGGTCCAATCGAGGGCGGAGATAAGCCTATTCGCCGTTTAGATACAGCATTAGTGAAAGATGGAAACGATACTGGAGGAGGTGAGAAAAAAAATGACGATAAAAACGGAAAAACGGAACCTGGTACCGGGGAAAGTTGA
- a CDS encoding tyrosine-type recombinase/integrase has translation MNLVQPIKDKEQLQEIKQWLKERNERNYILFLLGIHTGFRVSDILRLRVKDVQGWNIFIKEKKTKKPKDVKMSNELKKAIRNYIKDKPKNEFLIKSRNGKNKPLSRGMAYIIMQQIADEFGLERLGTHSLRKTYGYNHYIKFKDVASLQEMLNHSHPKETLRYIGINQDNLNKQQSKIDW, from the coding sequence ATGAACCTTGTTCAACCCATAAAGGATAAAGAACAACTCCAAGAAATCAAACAATGGTTAAAGGAAAGAAATGAACGAAATTATATTCTATTCTTATTAGGGATTCATACAGGATTTCGAGTTTCAGATATTCTTAGACTTAGGGTGAAGGACGTACAAGGTTGGAACATCTTCATAAAAGAAAAAAAGACCAAGAAACCAAAAGACGTCAAAATGTCGAATGAGTTAAAGAAAGCCATTCGAAATTATATAAAAGATAAACCCAAAAACGAATTCCTTATTAAGAGCAGAAACGGAAAAAACAAACCTCTTTCAAGGGGTATGGCATATATAATCATGCAGCAGATTGCTGATGAGTTTGGATTAGAAAGGTTGGGAACACATTCGCTTCGGAAGACGTATGGCTACAATCATTATATAAAATTTAAGGATGTGGCTAGTCTTCAAGAGATGCTTAACCATAGTCACCCAAAAGAAACCTTACGATATATCGGTATAAATCAAGACAATTTAAATAAGCAGCAGAGCAAAATTGATTGGTAG
- a CDS encoding ArpU family transcriptional regulator, translated as MSVVILIGDKEIQETVIKDLKDYKALKVKFENIKERQAVGANNLFTPLTKTETFDELKARQIERALTQSLDPIERKIIEIKYLNTHQQELTDLEIYLSLGLYKGKYYSKKREAIRQLAKALGYI; from the coding sequence GTGTCAGTTGTAATTTTAATTGGAGACAAGGAAATACAAGAAACTGTAATCAAGGATTTAAAAGATTATAAAGCGCTAAAGGTAAAATTTGAGAACATTAAAGAGAGACAAGCAGTCGGTGCCAATAATTTATTTACCCCTTTGACGAAAACTGAAACATTTGATGAATTAAAAGCACGACAAATCGAAAGGGCTTTGACCCAATCGCTTGATCCTATCGAAAGAAAAATCATTGAAATTAAATACTTAAATACTCACCAACAGGAACTTACTGATTTAGAAATTTATTTATCGTTAGGTCTTTATAAAGGGAAATACTACTCTAAAAAAAGAGAAGCAATTCGGCAACTTGCAAAAGCACTTGGATATATCTAA
- a CDS encoding major tail protein: protein MPENKVVFGLKNAHYAVITEDVDGTYTYGVPVRYPGATALTLEPKGETTDFYADDILYYTSSTNQGYDTKLTVANVPEAFRKDVLGEILDETDKVLKEVNTAKSKKIAFLFEFDGDVKGIRHALYSCSVSRPGISSNTKTTSSEPGTTELSLVAGPRPSDGVVKISTTADTVASVYDAWYTAVYEKAGV from the coding sequence ATGCCAGAAAACAAAGTAGTCTTTGGCCTAAAAAATGCACACTATGCTGTTATTACTGAAGACGTAGACGGTACTTATACTTATGGTGTACCTGTTAGGTATCCAGGCGCCACTGCATTAACCTTGGAACCAAAAGGCGAAACCACCGACTTTTACGCAGATGATATTTTGTATTACACATCTTCGACTAACCAAGGGTATGACACAAAATTAACGGTTGCAAATGTCCCAGAAGCTTTCCGTAAGGATGTACTAGGGGAAATTCTGGATGAAACGGATAAGGTATTAAAAGAAGTTAACACCGCAAAATCAAAGAAAATCGCATTCCTTTTTGAATTTGACGGAGACGTTAAAGGAATCCGGCATGCCTTATACAGTTGTTCGGTTTCTCGTCCCGGTATTTCCAGTAACACAAAAACAACATCATCAGAGCCAGGAACAACCGAACTATCACTTGTTGCCGGCCCGCGTCCATCAGATGGGGTTGTAAAGATTTCGACAACAGCTGATACAGTTGCGTCGGTCTATGATGCTTGGTATACGGCTGTGTATGAAAAAGCAGGTGTTTAA
- a CDS encoding phage head closure protein: MNDILFFPIITTVEDNLGQVEEIEDFSRQVFCEKKSVPQSEFFAAGQSGIKASCVLIVHTMDYQEETKVKYRDKIYSIYRTYETKDEKIELFCEVKAGV, translated from the coding sequence TTGAATGATATTTTATTTTTCCCCATCATCACAACTGTGGAGGACAATCTTGGACAAGTCGAAGAAATTGAGGATTTTAGTAGACAGGTATTCTGTGAGAAAAAAAGTGTACCTCAATCAGAGTTTTTTGCAGCTGGTCAAAGTGGCATTAAAGCATCCTGCGTTTTGATAGTCCACACAATGGATTACCAGGAAGAAACTAAGGTGAAATATCGTGATAAAATATACTCCATTTATCGCACATATGAAACCAAGGATGAAAAAATCGAACTTTTTTGCGAGGTGAAAGCTGGTGTCTAG
- a CDS encoding phage major capsid protein → MNRLQEIQTRMTEIRTLLESDQQVDLAALDQELRDLTAERTQIETRQRLLDEARAINNGTSTETRTIETFNANPQEQRELGTDSTEYRQAFMNYVLRGEAIPAELRANATTKTGDIGSVIPQTVLNKIVEKLEAVGMILPLVTRTAIKGGVSVPTSAVKPVASWVAEGAGSDKQKKTAGSITFSYHKLRCAVAVSLEVDTMALPVFESTLINNVVEAMTKAIEQAIISGTGVGQPKGILTENPAAGQALDVAKIEYKTLTDAEAALPLEYESNAVWVMTKKTFMGFTAMTDADGQPIARTNYGISGKPERSLLGRSVVLCNYIDSFSTADTGEAFAFLFNFSDYILNTNYQMGVKKYEDNETDDLVTKAIMIVDGKAVDVNSLVVLKKAAAA, encoded by the coding sequence ATGAATCGATTACAAGAAATCCAAACTCGCATGACTGAGATTCGTACCCTATTAGAAAGTGATCAGCAAGTAGATTTAGCAGCACTAGACCAGGAGCTTCGTGATTTAACTGCAGAACGTACACAAATTGAAACTCGTCAACGTCTTTTGGATGAGGCACGCGCAATTAATAATGGTACTTCAACAGAAACGCGTACAATCGAAACCTTTAATGCCAATCCACAGGAACAACGTGAACTAGGCACCGATTCAACGGAATATCGTCAGGCATTCATGAACTACGTTCTTCGCGGTGAAGCTATTCCGGCTGAACTACGTGCAAACGCAACAACTAAGACAGGCGATATTGGTTCAGTGATTCCACAAACTGTTTTAAATAAAATTGTGGAAAAACTTGAAGCGGTCGGAATGATTCTTCCGCTCGTCACTCGCACAGCAATTAAAGGAGGAGTAAGCGTTCCAACTTCTGCAGTCAAACCAGTTGCTTCATGGGTTGCTGAAGGTGCTGGAAGTGACAAACAAAAGAAAACTGCAGGGTCTATCACATTTAGCTATCATAAACTTCGCTGTGCTGTAGCCGTATCCCTTGAAGTTGATACTATGGCACTACCAGTCTTTGAATCAACCTTAATCAATAATGTTGTAGAAGCAATGACTAAGGCTATTGAGCAAGCAATCATCAGCGGAACAGGTGTTGGTCAGCCAAAAGGTATTCTTACTGAAAATCCTGCTGCTGGACAAGCTTTGGATGTCGCCAAAATTGAATACAAAACACTTACTGATGCAGAAGCAGCATTGCCACTTGAGTATGAATCAAACGCAGTATGGGTAATGACTAAGAAAACATTCATGGGCTTTACGGCTATGACTGATGCTGACGGCCAACCAATTGCACGCACTAATTATGGAATTAGCGGCAAGCCAGAGCGTTCTCTATTGGGTCGTTCTGTTGTCCTTTGCAACTATATTGACAGCTTTTCAACTGCTGATACAGGAGAAGCTTTCGCATTCTTGTTCAACTTCTCTGATTACATCCTAAACACTAACTATCAGATGGGTGTTAAAAAGTATGAAGATAATGAAACTGATGATCTAGTAACAAAAGCAATCATGATTGTGGATGGTAAGGCAGTAGATGTTAACTCGCTAGTGGTCCTTAAGAAAGCTGCTGCAGCTTAA
- a CDS encoding HNH endonuclease: MKDYAKKFYKSKAWKKCRTSYFASKYGLCERCAGPGKIVHHVKYITPENITDPNITLNHGNLELLCQDCHNKEHHERYNATAYGLMFDINGDLVRK, translated from the coding sequence ATGAAAGATTATGCCAAGAAGTTCTATAAGTCCAAGGCGTGGAAGAAGTGTAGAACTTCATACTTCGCTTCCAAGTATGGATTGTGTGAACGATGTGCCGGTCCGGGTAAGATTGTTCATCATGTTAAGTACATTACTCCAGAGAACATAACAGATCCAAACATTACCTTGAATCACGGCAACCTTGAGCTGCTATGCCAGGACTGTCATAACAAGGAACACCATGAGAGATATAATGCGACTGCTTATGGCTTAATGTTCGATATAAACGGGGATTTGGTTAGAAAATAA
- a CDS encoding acyltransferase: MKKLNNLQLIRGIAAVYVLLFHTSGLLQSYLNYDYAYGIFKFGDAGVDMFFVLSGFVIYYVHNKDIGAPEKVKSFFKKRIIRVYPIYWVVLICLVPVYFIIPTFGSDSVLNPLNLVKSFVLIPQPEENLPLNVAWSLSYEILFYCMFGLLIALKRKLVLPIVLLWMGGTFVHFIIQSIIGYVDSSWINFVFNPFNLEFLSGVLIAHLVLKNYTKNGLVFIVLGLCGAVVAWINKSYSFVELHRVIEYGLPFAFIIYGAVSYEIERQTNPSKLFVYLGDASYSIYLIHYPMLSVVNKLFLAVNVYSIIGPFLAATIMIISTIIAGCTFHSLIEKPLLKFLNKALYSKNQTSTRNVKSA; this comes from the coding sequence ATGAAAAAATTAAACAACTTACAGCTTATTAGAGGTATTGCAGCAGTGTACGTCTTGTTATTCCATACCTCAGGATTGTTGCAGTCTTATCTAAACTACGATTATGCATATGGCATTTTCAAATTCGGTGATGCCGGAGTGGATATGTTCTTTGTTTTGAGTGGATTCGTCATTTACTATGTCCACAATAAGGATATTGGGGCACCAGAAAAAGTAAAATCGTTTTTTAAAAAAAGGATTATCAGGGTTTACCCGATTTATTGGGTGGTTTTGATTTGTCTTGTCCCTGTTTACTTTATAATTCCTACCTTCGGGTCTGACAGCGTATTGAATCCACTCAATCTAGTTAAGTCGTTTGTATTGATACCACAGCCTGAGGAAAATTTACCTTTGAATGTTGCATGGTCATTAAGCTACGAAATTCTTTTTTACTGCATGTTTGGATTGTTGATTGCGTTAAAAAGGAAATTGGTTTTGCCGATCGTGTTGCTGTGGATGGGTGGAACATTCGTTCATTTTATAATTCAAAGCATAATAGGATATGTAGATAGTTCCTGGATAAATTTTGTATTCAATCCGTTCAATCTGGAATTTCTAAGCGGTGTGTTAATTGCTCACCTCGTGTTGAAGAATTACACGAAAAATGGATTGGTTTTTATTGTGCTGGGGTTATGCGGCGCGGTTGTTGCTTGGATCAATAAAAGCTACAGTTTTGTAGAATTACATCGAGTTATTGAATATGGTCTGCCATTTGCTTTCATCATTTATGGGGCAGTGTCCTATGAAATTGAGCGGCAAACAAATCCATCAAAACTATTTGTTTACCTGGGAGACGCCTCGTACTCAATTTACTTGATTCATTATCCGATGCTTTCGGTGGTAAATAAACTATTTTTGGCTGTAAATGTATATTCCATCATCGGACCGTTTCTTGCAGCGACAATAATGATAATCAGTACAATCATTGCCGGTTGTACTTTCCACTCATTAATTGAAAAACCGCTGTTAAAATTTCTTAATAAAGCTTTGTATTCAAAAAATCAAACTAGCACAAGAAATGTAAAGTCAGCATAA
- a CDS encoding HK97 gp10 family phage protein has protein sequence MSSINAIAAEIARELNRYSHLVDEEVEVAKEEVADELVSTLKASSNTKKTGKYNKGWRVKKVGNKLIVHNKTSYQLTHLLEKGHVKRGGGRVAAKVHIRPVEQQAIENYLEKVEQAIRQ, from the coding sequence GTGTCTAGTATTAATGCTATAGCGGCTGAAATCGCTAGAGAACTTAATCGATACTCTCATCTTGTGGATGAAGAGGTTGAGGTAGCGAAGGAAGAAGTTGCTGATGAACTCGTATCAACCCTAAAAGCAAGTTCGAACACTAAGAAAACAGGCAAATACAATAAAGGTTGGCGTGTAAAAAAAGTCGGTAATAAACTTATCGTCCACAATAAGACTAGCTACCAGCTGACTCACCTGTTGGAAAAGGGTCACGTTAAAAGAGGCGGCGGCAGGGTTGCAGCTAAAGTTCATATTCGGCCAGTTGAACAACAAGCAATTGAAAATTATTTAGAAAAAGTAGAGCAGGCGATTAGACAATGA
- a CDS encoding phage tail domain-containing protein produces MILLDGIPISHWGLQIQKEHDHPAVSDLRSRTMAIPGMDGEWDFGSESGPKPFNFPLGFIEYDMYEKQRRLNEFVAFLFDHYGKPREMKLSFEYEPDKYYFVKLSNGFTPRRIFGFAFFDLPLIAYKPNKRFIVPSDKIVMDSDIPIMSDLLWDTGFSNRKITGPQSFEIINNGWIVIPFSFRMEGSGNDVVFKANGKTMTFQSFINKTYEVTENYTVKVDGVTNLTSTNGVFLELFPGVNKITVEGSNLDLTISESLTYQYK; encoded by the coding sequence GTGATACTACTTGATGGCATTCCAATCAGTCATTGGGGATTACAAATACAAAAAGAGCATGATCACCCTGCGGTATCAGACTTACGAAGCAGGACGATGGCCATTCCTGGGATGGACGGAGAATGGGATTTTGGGTCCGAATCGGGTCCTAAACCTTTTAACTTTCCACTTGGTTTTATCGAATATGACATGTATGAGAAGCAGCGAAGGTTAAATGAATTCGTTGCTTTTTTGTTTGATCATTATGGAAAGCCGAGGGAAATGAAACTATCATTTGAATATGAACCCGATAAATATTATTTTGTGAAGCTTTCGAATGGATTTACCCCGCGAAGAATATTCGGGTTTGCGTTTTTTGATTTACCACTGATTGCCTATAAACCTAATAAGAGGTTCATAGTTCCATCTGACAAAATTGTAATGGATTCAGACATACCGATCATGAGTGATTTATTGTGGGATACCGGATTTAGTAATAGAAAAATAACGGGTCCACAATCATTTGAAATTATTAATAACGGTTGGATTGTAATTCCGTTTTCATTTCGGATGGAGGGCAGCGGTAACGATGTAGTTTTTAAAGCGAATGGAAAAACGATGACGTTTCAATCGTTTATAAATAAAACATACGAAGTTACAGAAAATTACACAGTGAAAGTGGATGGTGTCACTAATTTAACATCCACAAATGGAGTGTTTCTTGAATTATTTCCAGGTGTAAATAAAATCACTGTGGAGGGCAGCAATTTAGATCTAACTATCAGCGAGAGCTTAACATACCAATACAAATAA
- a CDS encoding DUF5651 domain-containing protein, producing the protein MRDYLNSVEKNQFMVMNSVLQMAIGIRNQGADGPKLQTMREEWSKRENLSKDEHKSLKMAETYLSKFIMSVYNRLSPKEQEQIQKKLMKYDFKLVDDYTLKQVNRDIKDKMANAVMPRQQFYDWCVDIMEVKCNGCSKDWNTCPLYQVFDDNFVPESGFDCSNCKYAYSNN; encoded by the coding sequence ATGAGAGATTATCTGAATTCTGTCGAGAAAAATCAATTCATGGTTATGAACTCAGTTTTGCAAATGGCGATTGGAATTAGAAATCAAGGCGCAGATGGTCCTAAACTCCAGACTATGCGAGAAGAATGGTCAAAACGCGAGAATTTGTCTAAGGATGAACATAAAAGCTTGAAAATGGCAGAAACGTATTTAAGCAAATTTATCATGTCCGTGTATAACCGGCTTAGCCCAAAAGAGCAGGAGCAGATCCAAAAGAAACTAATGAAATATGATTTTAAACTCGTTGATGATTATACGCTAAAACAAGTTAACAGAGACATTAAGGATAAAATGGCCAATGCGGTTATGCCGCGACAGCAGTTTTATGACTGGTGCGTGGACATCATGGAAGTGAAATGCAATGGCTGCTCAAAGGACTGGAATACGTGTCCGCTGTATCAAGTGTTTGATGATAATTTCGTCCCGGAATCAGGATTCGATTGCTCTAATTGTAAATATGCTTATTCCAATAATTAG
- a CDS encoding terminase TerL endonuclease subunit, with translation MKPRRQYPLSYNPIIDYYNKIESGEEVVGEKVKRIYKKLVDDIYDQCSVYEYNTKRANHAIEFIENFCKHSKGKWAGEPIDLELWQQAFLAATFGFIHKLDGTRKYREVFLVVARKNGKSTLSSGICLYLQVADGEGGAEVYAVATKEKQAKIVWSEAKRMVKKSPVLSKRMKTLVKEINADFNDSTFQPVGSDSDTLDGLNVHGASLDEIHAWKDKNLYDVIVDGTSAREQPLILMITTAGTVRESVYDMKYEEAERLLLSLDDENAYTDDRFLPIIYELDNRREWTDPATWKKANPGLGTIKKIDNLESKVNKAKENPLLVKNLLTKDFNIRETSSEAWLTFEQLENKATFEANVLRPNYGIGGVDLSKTTDLTAAKVIFMRPDDSNIYVLQMYWLPEDLIEQRSDEDKIPYNRWHDQGLLRASPGNSIHPKLVTEWFLEIRDEYGIYLPWIGYDAWSADYWVEEMVGYFGKEAMIPVYQGKKTLSGPMYLLEKELEAKRIIYNNNPIDKWCLSNTAVDIDKNLNIQPSKTNSSRRRIDGTAALLNSYVILQEKKNDYLNMI, from the coding sequence ATGAAGCCGCGAAGACAATACCCCTTATCTTATAATCCGATTATCGATTACTACAATAAGATTGAATCTGGTGAAGAAGTTGTAGGGGAAAAGGTAAAAAGGATTTATAAAAAGCTCGTAGATGATATATATGATCAGTGTTCTGTGTATGAATATAATACAAAGCGTGCTAATCATGCTATTGAATTCATAGAAAACTTCTGCAAGCATTCAAAAGGTAAATGGGCAGGGGAACCGATTGATCTAGAATTATGGCAGCAAGCATTTTTAGCAGCTACATTTGGATTCATCCACAAATTAGACGGCACACGTAAATATCGTGAGGTCTTTTTAGTCGTTGCTCGGAAAAATGGTAAATCCACATTATCTTCTGGTATATGCTTATACCTGCAGGTTGCTGATGGTGAGGGTGGAGCAGAAGTTTATGCGGTGGCCACAAAAGAAAAGCAGGCTAAAATCGTTTGGTCAGAAGCAAAGCGTATGGTTAAGAAATCTCCTGTCCTTTCTAAGAGAATGAAAACACTTGTGAAGGAAATCAATGCAGATTTTAATGACAGTACATTTCAGCCGGTTGGGAGTGACAGTGATACACTTGACGGTCTTAACGTTCATGGAGCTTCACTAGATGAGATTCATGCTTGGAAAGATAAGAATCTCTATGATGTTATTGTGGATGGCACATCTGCACGGGAACAACCCCTCATCCTCATGATCACGACAGCCGGCACCGTCCGGGAATCTGTTTACGATATGAAATATGAAGAGGCTGAAAGGCTGTTACTTAGCCTTGATGATGAAAATGCATATACGGACGATCGGTTCCTACCTATTATTTATGAACTTGATAACAGACGAGAATGGACAGATCCGGCAACATGGAAAAAGGCTAATCCTGGACTTGGAACCATTAAGAAAATTGATAACTTAGAATCTAAGGTGAACAAAGCAAAGGAAAATCCTTTACTTGTCAAAAACTTGCTCACTAAGGATTTTAATATCCGGGAAACGTCCAGTGAAGCATGGTTAACATTTGAACAATTAGAAAATAAAGCAACTTTTGAAGCTAATGTTTTACGTCCTAATTATGGGATTGGCGGTGTGGATTTATCCAAGACCACTGACTTAACAGCGGCAAAGGTTATTTTTATGCGGCCAGATGATTCCAACATCTATGTTTTGCAAATGTATTGGCTGCCGGAGGATTTGATTGAGCAACGCTCAGATGAAGATAAAATTCCTTATAATCGTTGGCACGATCAAGGTTTATTACGAGCAAGTCCTGGCAACAGCATTCATCCTAAGCTTGTAACAGAATGGTTCTTAGAAATTAGAGACGAGTATGGAATTTACCTTCCATGGATTGGTTATGATGCTTGGTCAGCTGATTATTGGGTTGAAGAAATGGTTGGTTACTTCGGAAAAGAAGCCATGATTCCAGTTTACCAAGGAAAGAAAACCCTATCGGGGCCCATGTATCTTCTTGAGAAGGAACTCGAAGCAAAAAGAATTATTTATAATAACAATCCTATTGATAAATGGTGCTTATCCAATACAGCTGTCGATATTGATAAGAACTTAAATATTCAACCAAGTAAAACTAACAGCAGTCGTAGAAGAATTGATGGGACTGCAGCATTATTGAATTCATATGTAATTTTACAAGAAAAGAAAAATGATTATCTAAACATGATTTAA